One region of Panulirus ornatus isolate Po-2019 chromosome 42, ASM3632096v1, whole genome shotgun sequence genomic DNA includes:
- the LOC139761868 gene encoding caspase-1-like, whose amino-acid sequence MESATKKNGEKVDVKKTQDVNQHKEKNGSEDRPDTSSEANGNTPDAGPQGTTRDSTGIVPTGLARMPVEREALRYSGTHQRRGHCAIFNHRVFDRHTGLGERNGTDRDREQVIQLFIGLGFEVRAHNNLSVAEIKSTIQDLAFGTDHSDCDMLVLVFMSHGEQDILWGRDGHFKADYLFESFHGDQCKTLAGKPKLFFIQACRGEGLDAGVTLVRSQPSDETDSGYLAYKIPNTADYLICWSTVPGHYSWRNTTNGSWFIQSLVHVLSKEAGHEDLLSMMTNVNRHMIVNFESNCPSQQHMHGKKQAASIVSTLMRKVFFTPKY is encoded by the exons ATGGAGAGTGCCACAAAGAAAAATGGTGAAAAGGTGGATGTAAAAAAAACACAGGATGTTAACCAACACAAGGAGAAGAATGGGTCTGAAGACAGGCCAGATACATCATCAGAGGCCAATGGAAATACACCAGATGCAGGACCACAGGGAACCAC AAGAGACAGTACGGGTATTGTACCAACTGGTTTAGCTAGGATGCCAGTGGAACGTGAGGCCTTGCGTTACAGCGGAACACACCAACGACGTGGACATTGTGCAATTTTCAATCATCGTGTATTCGACCGTCACACTGGTCTTGGG GAGCGTAATGGTACTGACCGTGACAGAGAACAAGTCATACAGTTGTTCATTGGATTGGGCTTTGAAGTACGGGCCCACAACAACTTGAGTGTGGCTGAGATTAAATCAACAATACAGGACT TGGCCTTTGGTACAGATCACTCGGATTGTGATATGTTGGTTTTGGTATTTATGTCTCATGGTGAGCAAGACATCTTATGGGGAAGAGATGGCCACTTCAAGGCTGATTATCTTTTTGAGAGCTTCCATGGAGATCAGTGTAAAACTCTTGCTGGAAAACCGAAGCTGTTCTTCATACAG gCATGTCGAGGAGAGGGTCTGGATGCAGGTGTGACTTTGGTGCGTTCACAACCCAGTGATGAGACAGACTCAGGTTATTTAGCATACAAGATACCCAACACTGCTGATTATCTTATTTGTTGGTCTACTGTACCAG GTCATTACTCTTGGCGCAATACAACCAATGGTTCATGGTTCATACAGTCACTGGTGCATGTTCTGAGCAAGGAagctggtcatgaagaccttctgtcTATGATGACTAATGTAAACAGACACATGATTGTCAACTTTGAATCCAACTGCCCAT CTCAACAGCATATGCATGGAAAAAAGCAAGCTGCAAGTATAGTTTCTACTCTAATGCGCAAAGTCTTCTTCACACCTAAATACTGA